A single region of the Rhodothermales bacterium genome encodes:
- the ggt gene encoding gamma-glutamyltransferase produces MTRRVFPFVLLLLSALSPATTSPTMAQTGRTPAPARNGMVVSSHYLASEIGNEVLQNGGNAVDAAVATAFALAVTLPSAGNIGGGGFLVYHGADGVTTSFNFREKAPLAATETMYLDGQGNIRNNSNHEGALSVGVPGTVAGLELAHKRLGSKSWAELVEPAVRLAQEGFPSTWDMQGYLEWLESNPDRYPSTSRAFLKPGNKRYEPGELWKQPDLAESLKRIRDNGRDGFYKGRTAKLLADFMKANGGIITEEDLARYEAVEQPLIHGTFRGFDVYSMAPPSSGGIALVEMLNILEGYDLDAMGHNSAAYMHVVTEAMRRAYADRAMHVGDPAFNPNMPVDRLISNAHADALRQTINLDRASVSDPTLFNEAYESEETTHFSVVDAAGNAVSLTYTLENSYGSSMVVEGAGFLLNNEMGDFNPVPGKTTTTGQIGTPPNLVAPGKRMLSSMTPTIVAKDGKPVLVIGTPGGRTIINTVLQVVLNVVEHEMNVAQAIEAPRFHHQWLPNETIIERWGMSRDTRALYESKGHTVKERGQIGHAMGIYIDYDEKLLYGASDSRAFDGRAVGH; encoded by the coding sequence ATGACACGACGCGTTTTCCCCTTTGTCCTGCTTCTCCTCTCGGCCCTCTCACCCGCCACCACTTCGCCTACCATGGCGCAAACCGGCCGCACGCCGGCGCCGGCGCGGAACGGCATGGTTGTCAGCAGCCACTACCTTGCGTCGGAAATCGGAAACGAAGTGCTGCAAAACGGGGGCAACGCGGTCGACGCCGCCGTGGCGACGGCATTCGCGCTGGCCGTGACGCTCCCTTCCGCCGGCAACATCGGCGGCGGCGGCTTCCTGGTCTACCACGGCGCCGATGGCGTCACGACCTCCTTCAACTTCCGCGAAAAAGCGCCGCTGGCCGCCACGGAGACGATGTACCTGGACGGCCAGGGCAACATCCGCAACAACAGCAACCACGAAGGCGCGCTGTCGGTCGGTGTGCCCGGCACAGTCGCCGGCCTCGAACTGGCCCACAAACGCCTCGGCTCGAAATCCTGGGCAGAACTCGTCGAGCCGGCCGTCCGCCTGGCGCAGGAAGGCTTCCCATCCACCTGGGATATGCAGGGCTATCTCGAATGGCTCGAATCCAACCCGGATCGCTACCCGTCGACCTCCCGCGCCTTCCTCAAACCAGGCAACAAACGCTACGAACCGGGGGAGCTGTGGAAACAGCCGGACCTCGCCGAGTCGCTCAAACGTATCCGCGACAACGGACGCGACGGGTTCTACAAAGGAAGGACGGCCAAACTACTCGCCGACTTCATGAAGGCAAACGGGGGGATTATCACGGAGGAAGACCTCGCGCGCTACGAAGCCGTCGAGCAGCCGCTCATCCACGGCACCTTCAGGGGCTTCGATGTCTACTCCATGGCGCCGCCCAGCTCCGGGGGCATCGCGCTCGTCGAAATGCTCAACATCCTGGAAGGCTACGACCTTGACGCGATGGGCCACAACTCGGCCGCCTACATGCATGTCGTCACCGAAGCCATGCGCCGCGCCTATGCGGACCGCGCCATGCACGTCGGAGACCCGGCGTTTAATCCGAACATGCCGGTGGATCGCCTGATATCGAATGCCCATGCGGATGCCTTGCGGCAGACGATCAACCTCGACCGGGCCTCCGTCAGCGACCCCACCCTCTTTAACGAAGCCTACGAAAGCGAGGAAACCACACACTTCTCGGTGGTCGACGCCGCCGGCAACGCAGTCTCCCTCACCTACACCCTGGAGAACTCCTACGGCTCGTCGATGGTCGTCGAAGGCGCCGGCTTCCTGCTCAACAACGAAATGGGAGACTTCAACCCGGTCCCGGGCAAGACGACTACCACGGGCCAGATCGGCACCCCGCCGAACCTCGTCGCCCCCGGCAAACGCATGCTCTCGAGCATGACGCCGACGATCGTCGCGAAGGACGGCAAGCCGGTGCTCGTCATCGGTACGCCCGGCGGCCGCACCATCATCAACACGGTCCTCCAGGTGGTGCTGAATGTCGTCGAACACGAAATGAACGTCGCCCAGGCGATCGAGGCCCCGCGCTTCCACCACCAGTGGCTGCCGAATGAGACGATCATCGAGCGCTGGGGCATGTCGCGGGACACCCGCGCCCTCTACGAATCAAAAGGCCACACGGTGAAGGAACGCGGCCAGATCGGGCACGCGATGGGGATCTACATCGACTACGACGAAAAGCTGCTCTACGGCGCGTCAGACTCGCGCGCATTTGACGGACGAGCGGTAGGGCACTGA